In one window of Gossypium arboreum isolate Shixiya-1 chromosome 4, ASM2569848v2, whole genome shotgun sequence DNA:
- the LOC108459996 gene encoding transcription factor bHLH91-like, whose translation MNLQESGCFDPQYSMTHWHALMVMGGLSSPDGTTTQTHDILEDNLNLSSYNHHQLEEEDASTAVQMEIQQHHLLDTTTTNSHFIPPELSYEQSNQDAADHQSFNMLLSSSSPKAAYPPTPDLLNLFHLPPKCSFLPNSSISFESASASSVVCDPLFHLNLTPQPPVFRELLQSLPHGYTLPADEKELYHDGDNGILEFTRDISMVAHSKGRDKAGKTTKHFATERERRVHLNDKFQALRTMVPSPTKNDRASIVGDAIDYIKELLRTVRELKLVVEKKRCGQDRSKRLKTEETATAADAGDGECKLLGLGDPDQCYNTCLRSSWLQRKSKNSEVDVRVIDDEVTIKLVQRKKINCLLFVSRLLDELQLDLHHVAGGNIGDYYSFLFNTKIYEGSSVYASAIANNLINVVDKQDAAAAPPTSSTCL comes from the exons ATGAATTTGCAGGAGAGTGGTTGCTTTGATCCCCAGTACTCCATGACACATTGGCATGCACTCATGGTCATGGGGGGGCTGTCTAGCCCTGATGGCACTACCACCCAAACTCACGACATTTTGGAAGACAATCTCAATCTCTCTTCTTACAACCATCACCAGCTTGAAGAAGAAGATGCCTCCACCGCTGTTCAAATGGAAATCCAACAGCATCATTTGCTTGACACCACCACCACCAATTCCCATTTCATCCCTCCGGAGCTTTCCTATGAACAATCCAACCAGGATGCGGCTGACCACCAAAGTTTCAATATGTTGCTATCTTCTTCATCCCCAAAAGCTGCTTACCCTCCCACACCTGACCTTCTCAACCTTTTCCATTTACCACCTAAATGCTCTTTTCTCCCCAATTCCTCCATTTCCTTCGAAAGCGCCTCTGCCTCCTCTGTTGTCTGTGACCCACTTTTCCATCTTAACCTCACTCCTCAGCCTCCTGTCTTCAGGGAGTTGCTGCAATCTCTGCCGCATGGATACACCTTGCCAGCTGATGAGAAAGAGCTTTATCATGATGGGGACAATGGGATTCTCGAGTTCACTAGGGACATCTCTATGGTTGCCCATTCCAAAGGCAGAGATAAAGCTGGCAAAACCACCAAACACTTTGCAACGGAGAGAGAAAGGAGAGTTCATCTCAATGACAAGTTCCAGGCTTTGAGGACAATGGTCCCTAGCCCCACTAAG AATGATAGGGCGTCTATAGTAGGAGATGCTATAGATTACATCAAAGAGCTTCTTAGAACTGTTCGTGAGCTTAAATTAGTGGTGGAGAAAAAGAGGTGCGGCCAAGACAGAAGCAAGAGGCTTAAGACCGAAGAGACAGCTACTGCTGCTGATGCAGGGGATGGCGAGTGCAAGCTTCTAGGTCTAGGTGATCCAGACCAATGCTATAACACTTGCTTGAGGAgctcttggcttcagaggaagtCCAAGAATTCTGAGGTTGATGTACGCGTTATTGATGATGAAGTTACAATCAAACTTGTTCAAAGAAAGAAGATCAACTGCTTGCTGTTTGTGTCCAGACTCCTCGATGAGCTTCAGTTGGATCTCCACCATGTTGCCGGTGGCAACATTGGTGACTACTACAGCTTTCTCTTCAACACCAAG ATATATGAAGGCTCTTCTGTTTATGCAAGTGCCATAGCCAACAACCTCATTAATGTGGTGGATAAGCAGGATGCAGCTGCTGCTCCACCAACCAGTAGCACTTGTCTCTAG